In the genome of Hymenobacter cellulosivorans, one region contains:
- a CDS encoding T9SS type A sorting domain-containing protein, with translation MVVADFNADGKPDLAVANNSSATVSIRLGAANGTFTSAADVAVGTNPSSVTVGDFNADGRPDLAVANGGSNTVSIRLGAANGTFTSAADVAVGTNPSSVVVADFNADGKPDLAVANANGNSVSIRLGAGGGSFTGTTDVSVGLSPSSVAAADVDGDGDLDLAIVNSSGNSVSIRFNIDGGNNAGPLPVELTWFTAQRQDARQVQLRWATAQELHNAGFQVEKSRDGRRWQPLGFVSGQGSSTTAHQYSYQDAEAGAAYYRLVQQDQDGNETASPVRYVAGGKTPALQLFPNPATAAVQLLGSDATVEVQLLNLQGQVLRRLPAGTTQLELQGLPAGLYLVRCGQQVARLVVE, from the coding sequence GTGGTGGTAGCCGACTTCAACGCCGACGGCAAGCCCGACCTGGCCGTAGCCAATAACAGTAGTGCCACGGTGAGCATCCGCCTGGGTGCGGCCAATGGCACGTTCACCAGCGCCGCCGATGTGGCGGTAGGTACTAATCCTAGCAGTGTGACCGTGGGCGACTTCAATGCTGACGGCCGCCCTGACCTGGCCGTGGCTAACGGCGGCAGCAACACAGTGAGCATCCGCCTGGGCGCGGCTAACGGCACGTTCACCAGCGCCGCCGACGTGGCGGTAGGTACTAATCCCAGCAGTGTGGTGGTAGCCGACTTCAACGCCGACGGCAAGCCCGACTTGGCAGTGGCTAACGCCAATGGCAACTCAGTGAGCATCCGCCTGGGCGCGGGCGGCGGCTCGTTTACCGGCACCACCGACGTGAGCGTAGGCCTTAGCCCCAGCAGCGTGGCCGCAGCCGATGTAGATGGCGACGGTGACTTGGACCTAGCCATAGTCAACAGCAGTGGCAACTCAGTGAGCATCCGTTTCAACATCGACGGTGGCAATAACGCCGGCCCCTTGCCGGTGGAACTGACTTGGTTCACGGCCCAGCGTCAGGACGCGCGGCAGGTGCAGCTGCGCTGGGCCACGGCCCAGGAACTGCACAACGCCGGTTTCCAGGTGGAAAAGAGCCGCGACGGCCGCCGCTGGCAGCCGCTGGGCTTTGTGTCCGGCCAGGGCAGCAGCACTACGGCCCACCAGTACAGCTACCAGGATGCCGAAGCCGGCGCGGCTTACTACCGCCTCGTGCAGCAGGACCAGGACGGCAATGAAACAGCATCCCCGGTGCGCTACGTAGCTGGCGGCAAGACCCCAGCGCTACAACTCTTCCCCAACCCAGCCACGGCTGCGGTGCAACTGCTTGGCTCCGACGCCACGGTCGAAGTGCAGCTGCTGAATCTGCAGGGCCAGGTGCTGCGCCGCCTGCCAGCCGGTACCACGCAGCTGGAGCTGCAGGGGTTGCCAGCCGGACTGTACTTGGTGCGCTGCGGTCAGCAGGTGGCCCGCCTTGTAGTCGAATAA